One part of the Rutidosis leptorrhynchoides isolate AG116_Rl617_1_P2 chromosome 1, CSIRO_AGI_Rlap_v1, whole genome shotgun sequence genome encodes these proteins:
- the LOC139885743 gene encoding ATP phosphoribosyltransferase 2, chloroplastic-like has protein sequence MSLMQPFLHQSSSISVGFIQSPPSVKFTVSCRCVASPVTVVNGNADSKSTERSEIRIGLPSKGRMASDTLDLFKDCQLSVRHPNPRQYVADIPQLANLEVWFQRPKDIVRKLVSGDLDLGIVGLDTVSEYGQGNEDLILVHDALAYGDCRLSLAIPKYGIFENINSVKELAQMRQWTAERPLRVATGFTYLGPKFLKENGLHHVAFSTADGALEAAPAMGIADAIVDLVSSGTTLKENNLKEIEGGVLLQSQAVMVASKKSLVERKGLLDITHEILERFEAHLRALDQFTVVANMRGNSAEEVAERILSQPSLSGLQGPTISPVFRKVDGLTTPDYYAIVICVPKKQLYKSVQQLRAIGGSGVLVSPLTYIFDEETPRWRELLSKLGL, from the exons ATGTCACTCATGCAACCATTTCTCCACCAATCTTCCTCCATCTCCGTCGGTTTCATTCAATCGCCTCCTTCCGTCAAATTCACCGTTTCATGTCGCTGCGTCGCATCGCCGGTGACTGTCGTTAACGGAAATGCAGACAGTAAATCGACGGAGAGAAGTGAAATTAGAATAGGTTTACCGAGTAAAGGTCGTATGGCTTCTGATACACTCGATCTATTCaaa GACTGTCAATTATCTGTGCGGCATCCGAATCCACGCCAATACGTTGCAGACATCCCTCAG CTGGCAAATTTAGAAGTCTGGTTTCAGCGTCCAAAAGACATTGTACGAAAACTGGTTTCAGGAGATTTAGACCTTGGTATTGTTGGTCTTGACACTGTTAGCGAATATGGACAG GGAAATGAAGATCTGATCCTTGTCCACGATGCTCTTGCATACGGAGATTGTCGTTTATCTCTTGCA ATTCCAAAATATGGAATATTCGAGAACATCAATTCAGTCAAGGAGTTAGCACAAATGCGTCAGTGGACTGCTGAGAGGCCCCTAAGAGTTGCTACTGGTTTCACATAT CTGGGTCCTAAATTCCTAAAAGAAAATGGTCTTCATCATGTTGCGTTTTCCACTGCTGATGGAGCACTGGAAGCAGCTCCTGCA ATGGGTATAGCTGACGCTATTGTAGATCTTGTTAGTAGCGGGACCACGTTGAAAGAAAACAATCTTAAAGAAATTGAAGGCGGAGTACTACTACAGAGCCAG GCTGTCATGGTCGCCAGCAAGAAGTCGTTAGTTGAACGGAAAGGTTTGTTGGACATCACACATGAAATTTTAGAAAGATTCGAGGCACATTTGAGGGCTCTGGATCAATTTACA GTAGTTGCTAACATGAGAGGAAACAGTGCAGAGGAAGTAGCTGAGCGGATTTTGAGTCAACCATCATTATCTGGGCTTCAG GGACCCACTATAAGTCCAGTTTTTCGCAAAGTTGATGGATTGACTACACCTGATTATTATGCGATAGTCATTTGTGTCCCCAAAAAGCAGCTTTACAAATCAGTTCAGCAGCTGAGAGCG